A genomic stretch from Candidatus Kapaibacterium thiocyanatum includes:
- a CDS encoding enoyl-CoA hydratase, producing the protein MSSVVLIDRATGYVTVSLNRPDKLNALNSDVLDALEATFAEIKADPTIHAVVVTGSGPKAFAAGADIEELHRQDTYSGRLFAERGQRVLNAIERLGKPVIAAVNGFALGGGCELAMACHIRFASENARFGQPEINLGIIPGYGGTQRLSRLVGPAKAMELVLSGDMVGADEALRLGLVNRVYPQDTLLASTQAFAASLATKAPLALYGCLEAVQVADDTSLLEGLFVEASIFARVCGTQDFKEGTQAFLEKRQASFSGR; encoded by the coding sequence ATGAGCTCGGTAGTGTTAATCGATCGCGCCACGGGATACGTGACGGTCAGCCTGAACCGTCCCGACAAACTCAATGCCCTGAATTCGGACGTCCTGGATGCTCTCGAGGCAACCTTCGCCGAGATCAAGGCCGATCCCACAATCCATGCCGTGGTGGTGACCGGCAGTGGCCCGAAGGCCTTCGCCGCCGGTGCCGATATCGAGGAACTCCACCGGCAGGACACCTATAGCGGTCGTCTGTTCGCGGAGCGTGGACAACGCGTGCTGAACGCCATCGAGCGTCTCGGCAAGCCCGTCATCGCTGCCGTCAACGGCTTCGCGCTCGGAGGTGGTTGTGAACTGGCCATGGCCTGCCATATCCGCTTCGCTTCGGAGAACGCACGATTCGGCCAGCCGGAAATCAACCTCGGAATCATTCCGGGATACGGCGGTACGCAACGCCTGAGCCGCCTCGTCGGCCCTGCGAAGGCGATGGAACTGGTGTTGTCGGGTGACATGGTAGGAGCCGACGAAGCCCTGCGCCTGGGCCTGGTCAACCGCGTCTATCCTCAGGACACGCTCCTTGCATCGACCCAGGCGTTCGCCGCCTCGCTGGCAACGAAGGCTCCCCTGGCACTGTATGGCTGCCTCGAAGCCGTGCAGGTTGCCGATGACACATCACTGCTCGAAGGTCTCTTCGTCGAAGCCAGCATCTTCGCACGTGTCTGCGGTACGCAGGACTTCAAGGAAGGTACGCAAGCCTTCCTCGAGAAGCGGCAGGCATCGTTCAGCGGACGCTGA